In Stomatohabitans albus, one genomic interval encodes:
- a CDS encoding ABC transporter ATP-binding protein codes for MQHETVLAVSNLKKRYGLIEAVAEANITVHASEVVCLVGPNGSGKTTLIECIEGLRNADAGQITLFGRSSGSRRQRAHLIGVQLQEEGLPARIRVGEAVRLFAAIYGVQTPDDELIEQLGLTELVRRPFEMLSGGQKRRTALALAFIHDPRLAILDEPSSGLDPQGQREIISIIKQRANAGTGLLITTHNMQFAAEVADRVVTIRNGRTIANDTPDKLLASLPYTWCLSGPVDLKLPEGHPGYLLCEHNNYRLYGDRPELERILDTLNPTDQVRMNLRRVDLSDALFLYESKD; via the coding sequence ATGCAGCATGAGACCGTTTTGGCTGTCTCGAACCTTAAGAAACGGTATGGACTTATCGAAGCCGTTGCCGAAGCAAACATTACGGTACACGCTTCGGAGGTCGTTTGTCTTGTAGGGCCCAATGGGTCAGGGAAGACAACCCTCATTGAGTGCATCGAGGGACTGCGCAATGCCGATGCGGGGCAGATCACCCTGTTCGGACGCTCTTCAGGAAGCCGAAGACAGCGGGCACATCTCATCGGTGTGCAACTCCAAGAAGAGGGACTTCCTGCGCGTATTCGTGTCGGTGAAGCAGTGCGCCTATTCGCAGCTATTTATGGGGTCCAAACACCTGACGATGAACTCATCGAACAACTGGGCCTAACCGAACTTGTACGACGGCCTTTCGAGATGCTCAGTGGTGGGCAAAAGCGGCGTACTGCGCTGGCTCTGGCGTTTATTCATGATCCACGCCTGGCTATCTTGGACGAACCATCATCTGGTCTAGATCCCCAAGGTCAGCGCGAGATCATTTCGATCATCAAGCAGCGTGCGAATGCCGGTACTGGCCTGTTAATCACAACCCATAATATGCAATTTGCAGCCGAAGTTGCCGACCGGGTAGTAACCATTCGGAATGGTCGCACGATTGCAAACGACACCCCAGACAAACTTTTGGCTTCCTTGCCATACACCTGGTGCCTTTCTGGCCCGGTGGATCTGAAACTTCCTGAGGGTCATCCCGGCTACCTACTCTGCGAGCACAACAACTACAGGCTTTATGGAGACCGCCCCGAGCTAGAGAGAATCCTTGACACGCTTAACCCAACCGACCAAGTCCGCATGAACCTACGCCGTGTAGACCTAAGTGACGCCCTCTTTTTGTATGAGAGTAAGGACTGA